Below is a genomic region from Pseudomonas frederiksbergensis.
CGACGTTTTGCACCGGCCCGATGGTGTCAACGAACCGCTGCGCCTGCGCTCGATCGTCGGCTTGATGCCGCTGTTCGCGGTGCAGGTGCTGGAACAGCACGAGCACGAAGGGTTGCCGGGTTTGCGTGAGCGTTTATTGGGTTTCATGCATCATCGGCCGGATCTGGCGAGTCTGGTTTCACGCTGGACCGAGCCCGGTGAAGGCAATCGGATGCTGCTTGCGCTGTTGCGTGGCGAGCGCACCAAGGACCTGCTCAAACGCATGCTCGATGAGGCCGAGTTTCTTTCCGAATTTGGCGTTCGCTCCTTGTCCAAAGCCTTTGCCGAGCATCCCTTTGGCGTGCAGATCAACGGCAACAAACTGTGTGCCCACTATGAACCGGCGGAATCCGGTTCGCGGTTGTACGGTGGCAACTCCAACTGGCGCGGGCCGTTGTGGATGCCGATCAATTACATGCTGATCGAGTCGTTGCGTGAGTTTCATCGGTACTACGACGAAAACTTCTCGGTCGAATACCCCAGCGGTTCAGGTTATATGGCGTCGCTTGCGCAGGTGGCCGACAGTTTGAGTCAGCGTCTGACTCGGTTGTTTTTGCGGGATGAAAACGGTAGCCGACCATCGATGGTCGGCTTCGCACAGCTCCAGGCTGACCCGTTGAGCCGTGACCTGGTGCTGTTTCACGAGTACTTCCACGGCGAAACCGGCCGCGGCCTCGGCGCGTCCCATCAAACCGGCTGGAGCGCGCTGGTGGCCTTGCTGTTGTAGGAGCTGCCGCAGGCTGCGATCTTTTGATCTTTTGCGGTTCTGAAATCGCTAAAGGATCAAGATCAAAAGATCGCAGCCTGCGGCAGCTCCTACGAGGAAGAATCAAGCGATCAAGCGATCAAGCGATCAGTGTCGCCTCACGCTCCAGTGCCCACGGTGCAATCAAGCGCTGCGGGGTCCGGCAGGTTTTGCGTTTGAACACGAAGTTGCGGCACTTCTCGGCGAACTGTTGGCGGTTGTGCACCATGTCCCGTTGCATCTGTGCCAGCTCGACCTCGCGACAGTGTTCGATCTGCTGAAGGTCCATGCTGGCTTTGCGCGCTCGTAACGCCGCGTACTTTTCATCGGTCAACGCGCCGCTGGCTTGTTGCAGCAACCATTGGCTGAACTCGCGCGGGCAGCGTGGGCCGATGTCCTGAATCATCCCCATTTGCCGGGCCTGAAAGGCGCTGATCGGCAGGCATTCTTCGGTGAGCTTGTGCGCGATTTCGCTGCCCACGGCGCGGGGCAGGCTGTAGGTCCAGTATTCGGAGCCGTACAGCCCCATGGTTTTGTAATGCGGATTGAGCACCACACCCGCCCGGGCGAATACGATGTCGGCGGCCAGCGCTAGCATCACGCCGCCGGCGCCGGCACTGCCGGTCAGGCCGCTGACCACCAGTTGCCGGGCCGTCAGTAGTTCCTGGCAGACATCGTCGATCGCTTGAATATTGGCCCAGGCTTCCAGCCCCGGTATTGCTGCAGCCTGAATGACATTGAGGTGCACGCCATTGGAAAAACTCCCGCGACCACCTTTGATCAGCAGCACTTGAGTGTCCCGGGCCTTGGCCCACTTCAGCGCCGCGACCAGTCGTTGGCACTGTTCGGTACTCATGGCGCCGTTGTAGAACTCGAAGGTCAGTTCACCGACGTGGCCCGACTCCCGATAACGAATCGGTTGATAGGTCGCCTCGTTGAAAGGATGGTTGACGATCGATCCGTCCAGTACCGGTATTGCATCGAGTTGCCCGGCCAGCACATACCGCGCCGGCAACTTG
It encodes:
- a CDS encoding hydrogenase maturation protein, producing MRSLKIILLSSAFNGLTQRAWLDLRQSGHKPSVVLFTDEATVCRQIEESAADLVICPFLKDRVPQQLWSNPERPVVIIHPGIVGDRGASALDWAITQQVSRWGVTALQAVEEMDAGPIWSTYEFSMPADVRKSKLYNGPVSDAAIYCIRDVVEKFASDFVPTPLDYTQPNVIGRLRPNMKQADRTFSWHDCAQFIKRSIDAADGQPGVLASLAGGQYYLYDAHLDSRSGMPGKMLAVQDDAVLVATGDHSLWIGSLKRKAQPGEETFKLPARYVLAGQLDAIPVLDGSIVNHPFNEATYQPIRYRESGHVGELTFEFYNGAMSTEQCQRLVAALKWAKARDTQVLLIKGGRGSFSNGVHLNVIQAAAIPGLEAWANIQAIDDVCQELLTARQLVVSGLTGSAGAGGVMLALAADIVFARAGVVLNPHYKTMGLYGSEYWTYSLPRAVGSEIAHKLTEECLPISAFQARQMGMIQDIGPRCPREFSQWLLQQASGALTDEKYAALRARKASMDLQQIEHCREVELAQMQRDMVHNRQQFAEKCRNFVFKRKTCRTPQRLIAPWALEREATLIA